A single window of Bordetella genomosp. 11 DNA harbors:
- a CDS encoding Bug family tripartite tricarboxylate transporter substrate binding protein, with protein sequence MFIRKRGLAALAAGLALALAGTSAVRAQAPAYPSKPIRLIVPFGPGSVTDQLARIVASGLAERLGQSVVVENKAGAGGNIGAGFVAESAPDGYTLLMGAASTNAINPSLYTNLKFDPMKDFVPVANVASVTNVLVVNPQVKARSVKALIEELKTNNYSYASGGAGGSQHLSAELFKNMSKTDMVHIPYKGGSEPLPDLMSNRVQLMFCNLPVCLPHIQAGKLVALGVTSTQRSPLLPDVPTIAESGLPGYSVDGWFALFAPAKVPADIVARLHDETANVLATPATMEQIRRQGAEPNASSQAEFARFVQAEHDKWAKVIKDAGIRLE encoded by the coding sequence ATGTTCATCCGTAAACGCGGCTTGGCGGCCTTGGCCGCCGGCCTGGCGCTGGCCTTGGCCGGCACGTCCGCCGTTCGCGCGCAGGCGCCCGCTTATCCCAGCAAGCCTATACGGCTGATCGTGCCCTTCGGCCCCGGCAGCGTCACCGACCAACTGGCACGGATCGTCGCCTCCGGCCTGGCGGAACGCCTGGGGCAATCGGTGGTGGTAGAAAACAAGGCAGGCGCGGGCGGCAATATCGGCGCCGGCTTCGTGGCCGAAAGCGCGCCCGACGGCTATACCTTGTTGATGGGGGCGGCCAGCACCAATGCCATCAATCCCAGCCTGTACACGAACCTGAAATTCGATCCGATGAAGGACTTCGTCCCCGTCGCCAACGTCGCGTCGGTGACCAACGTCCTGGTCGTCAATCCGCAGGTGAAGGCGCGCAGCGTCAAGGCCCTGATCGAAGAGCTCAAGACCAACAACTACAGCTATGCGTCCGGCGGCGCCGGCGGCAGCCAGCACTTGTCGGCCGAACTCTTCAAGAACATGTCCAAGACCGACATGGTGCACATTCCCTACAAAGGCGGCAGCGAGCCCTTGCCCGATCTGATGAGCAATCGCGTGCAGCTGATGTTCTGCAACCTGCCCGTGTGCCTGCCGCATATTCAGGCCGGCAAGCTCGTGGCCCTGGGCGTGACATCCACGCAGCGCTCGCCGCTATTGCCCGATGTGCCCACGATCGCCGAGTCTGGTCTGCCGGGTTATTCCGTGGACGGCTGGTTCGCCCTGTTCGCGCCCGCCAAAGTGCCGGCCGACATCGTCGCGCGCCTGCATGACGAGACCGCCAACGTCCTGGCCACGCCCGCGACCATGGAGCAGATCCGCCGGCAGGGCGCGGAACCGAATGCCAGCAGCCAGGCGGAGTTCGCGCGGTTCGTACAGGCCGAGCACGACAAGTGGGCCAAGGTTATCAAGGACGCCGGTATCCGGCTTGAGTAG
- a CDS encoding LysR family transcriptional regulator — protein sequence MALFSRQLIAFMAVAEELHFGRAAQRLHVSQPPLSQQVRLFEERIGVPLIERSTRTVRLTVAGLALRDALQRLMDDGDAAVTAARRVAIGAAGLLRIGFTPTAAYRLVPAAVGIYHQRHPGVHLSMVEADTAQLHALLRQDRLDIAITRRHENLVDDDLRMEPIDSEPLVVALPAHHPLAGRDDIDIAELADLPLVGFVRAKSEYFHALLNDLFSANGVAPNIIMESLLPTLLTPVEAGVGVAVVPASISDLRPRGVRYLPLKAKVLPRSILYVAYRKDDNNPAVPGLREALVGAGAI from the coding sequence ATGGCGCTTTTTTCCCGTCAGCTGATCGCCTTCATGGCGGTCGCGGAAGAACTGCATTTCGGCCGCGCCGCGCAGCGCCTGCACGTCAGCCAGCCGCCGCTAAGCCAGCAAGTGCGCCTGTTCGAGGAAAGAATCGGCGTGCCGTTGATCGAGCGCTCGACGCGGACCGTCCGGCTGACGGTGGCGGGCCTGGCATTGCGCGACGCGCTGCAACGGCTGATGGACGATGGCGATGCGGCTGTCACGGCGGCGCGCCGCGTGGCGATCGGCGCAGCAGGACTGCTGCGCATCGGGTTCACGCCCACCGCCGCGTATCGGCTGGTTCCTGCCGCGGTGGGCATCTATCACCAGCGCCATCCGGGCGTGCATCTATCCATGGTCGAGGCCGATACCGCGCAACTGCACGCGCTACTGCGCCAGGACCGCCTGGACATCGCCATTACGCGACGCCACGAGAACCTGGTCGACGACGACCTGCGGATGGAGCCCATCGATAGCGAACCGCTGGTGGTGGCCTTGCCCGCGCATCACCCCTTGGCCGGGCGCGATGACATCGATATTGCGGAACTCGCCGACCTGCCGCTGGTGGGTTTCGTGCGCGCCAAGTCGGAATACTTCCATGCCTTGCTGAACGATCTGTTCAGCGCGAACGGCGTTGCGCCGAACATCATCATGGAAAGCCTGCTGCCCACCCTGCTGACACCGGTGGAGGCCGGCGTGGGCGTGGCGGTGGTGCCCGCGTCCATCAGCGACCTGAGGCCGCGGGGGGTGCGCTACCTGCCATTGAAGGCCAAGGTGCTGCCGCGATCCATCCTGTATGTCGCCTACCGCAAGGACGACAACAACCCTGCGGTACCGGGACTACGGGAAGCGCTGGTCGGCGCGGGCGCGATATGA
- the secG gene encoding preprotein translocase subunit SecG, with protein MSLMLSALMIVQVLSALAIIVLVLLQQGKGADMGSAFGSGSAGSLFGASGAANFLSRTTKWAAVVFFVTTAGLAYVSHKGAQPGVVDTGVMQGYQAPADKSVPQPPGGAAVPAAPRGDASVPGAVPSAPAPATTAPAKPDASVPQAPAAPATPAK; from the coding sequence ATGTCTTTGATGCTTTCCGCGCTGATGATCGTGCAGGTGCTCTCCGCACTGGCCATCATCGTTCTCGTCCTGCTGCAGCAAGGCAAGGGCGCCGATATGGGCTCTGCCTTCGGTAGCGGTTCCGCCGGCAGCCTGTTCGGCGCTTCGGGCGCGGCAAACTTCCTGTCGCGCACGACGAAGTGGGCGGCCGTGGTGTTCTTCGTGACGACGGCCGGGTTGGCCTATGTGTCGCACAAGGGTGCGCAGCCGGGCGTGGTCGATACCGGCGTGATGCAGGGATACCAGGCGCCGGCCGACAAGTCCGTGCCGCAGCCGCCGGGCGGTGCCGCCGTACCGGCCGCGCCGCGTGGCGACGCCTCCGTGCCGGGTGCCGTGCCTTCGGCCCCCGCCCCCGCGACGACAGCACCGGCCAAGCCGGATGCGTCGGTGCCCCAGGCGCCGGCCGCGCCGGCCACCCCCGCCAAGTAA
- the tpiA gene encoding triose-phosphate isomerase, which produces MPAGAARARLVLGNWKMHGSLAENAALLDALRARAGAGTCQMGVCVPFPYLAQAQSLLDGSAVSWGAQDVSVHDKGAYTGEVSAAMLKDFGCRWALAGHSERRAMHGETDELVAEKARTALAAGLTPVVCVGETLAEREGGNTLGVIERQLEPVLALGAQSLMHLVLAYEPVWAIGTGRTATPEQAQEVHGAIRVALRGLGVPQVRILYGGSVKAANAAELFAMPDIDGALVGGASLVADEFLRIAAI; this is translated from the coding sequence ATGCCCGCCGGCGCCGCGCGCGCGCGCCTGGTGCTGGGCAATTGGAAGATGCACGGCAGCCTGGCCGAAAACGCCGCATTGCTGGATGCCCTGCGCGCCCGCGCCGGGGCGGGAACCTGCCAGATGGGCGTCTGCGTGCCGTTTCCCTATCTGGCGCAAGCCCAATCCCTGCTCGACGGGAGCGCCGTTTCCTGGGGGGCGCAGGACGTCAGCGTGCATGACAAGGGCGCCTATACTGGCGAAGTCTCCGCCGCCATGCTGAAGGATTTCGGCTGCCGCTGGGCACTCGCCGGTCATTCCGAACGCCGCGCCATGCACGGTGAAACGGACGAACTGGTCGCTGAAAAGGCCAGGACGGCCCTGGCCGCCGGCCTGACCCCTGTCGTGTGTGTCGGCGAAACGCTGGCCGAACGCGAAGGCGGCAATACCCTGGGCGTCATCGAGCGCCAACTGGAACCCGTGCTGGCGCTGGGCGCCCAATCGCTGATGCACCTGGTCCTCGCCTACGAGCCCGTATGGGCCATCGGCACGGGCCGGACCGCCACGCCGGAACAGGCGCAGGAAGTGCATGGCGCCATCCGCGTCGCGCTGCGCGGCCTGGGCGTGCCGCAGGTTCGTATTCTCTATGGCGGCAGCGTCAAGGCCGCCAATGCCGCCGAGCTTTTTGCCATGCCGGACATCGACGGCGCCCTGGTGGGCGGCGCGTCGCTGGTGGCCGATGAATTCCTGCGCATCGCCGCAATTTGA
- a CDS encoding NAD(P)H-quinone oxidoreductase, which translates to MLAVEISRPGGPEVLVPVQRPTPEPGPGEVLVKVSAAGVNRPDTFQRKGSYPPPRGASDLPGLEIAGEIVGGDAAQGGYAIGDKICALVAGGGYAEYCVVPVQQCLPIPAGLSEIEAAGLPETYFTVWTNVFDRGRLAAGESLLVHGGASGIGTTAIQLASAMGHKVYATAGSDDRARAVEKLGAARGINYRDQDFVKEVLDATGGAGVNVILDMVAGDYIARDIQCLADEGRIVLIATLGGNHGNVDFGQVMRRRLTITGSTLRPRPVAFKADIANSLRQKVWPLLANGSIKPIIHATFPLEEAAKAHAMMEAGEQIGKIILTVKG; encoded by the coding sequence ATGCTCGCCGTTGAAATCTCCCGCCCCGGCGGACCCGAAGTCCTCGTTCCCGTCCAGCGCCCGACACCCGAGCCCGGCCCCGGCGAGGTGCTGGTGAAAGTGTCGGCGGCCGGCGTCAATCGCCCTGACACCTTCCAGCGCAAGGGCAGCTATCCGCCGCCGCGCGGCGCATCCGATCTTCCCGGACTGGAAATCGCCGGCGAGATCGTCGGCGGCGACGCGGCCCAGGGCGGCTACGCCATCGGCGACAAGATCTGCGCGCTGGTCGCCGGCGGCGGCTATGCCGAATACTGCGTGGTCCCCGTGCAGCAGTGCCTGCCCATACCCGCCGGCCTGTCCGAGATCGAAGCGGCCGGCCTGCCAGAAACCTATTTCACCGTCTGGACCAACGTGTTCGACCGCGGCCGCCTGGCTGCCGGCGAAAGCCTGCTGGTCCACGGCGGGGCCAGCGGTATCGGCACCACCGCCATCCAGCTGGCCAGCGCCATGGGCCATAAGGTCTATGCGACCGCGGGCAGCGACGATCGCGCGCGCGCCGTAGAGAAACTGGGGGCCGCGCGCGGCATCAACTACCGCGACCAGGATTTCGTCAAGGAAGTGCTGGACGCCACGGGCGGCGCCGGCGTCAACGTGATCCTGGACATGGTCGCGGGTGACTACATCGCCCGCGACATCCAGTGCCTGGCCGACGAAGGCCGCATCGTCCTGATCGCCACCCTGGGCGGCAACCACGGCAATGTGGACTTCGGCCAGGTCATGCGCCGCCGCTTGACCATCACGGGCTCCACCCTGCGCCCGCGTCCCGTGGCATTCAAGGCCGACATCGCCAACAGCCTGCGCCAGAAAGTGTGGCCCTTGCTGGCAAACGGCAGCATCAAGCCCATCATTCACGCCACTTTCCCCCTGGAAGAGGCCGCCAAGGCCCACGCCATGATGGAAGCCGGCGAGCAGATCGGGAAGATCATCCTGACGGTAAAGGGTTAA
- a CDS encoding DUF2165 family protein, which yields MIAARYTKAFMVLGLAAFGLLVGIDNIIDYPSNDAFVRHVLSMDTVFPDNALKWRAITSPTLQTAGYLGIIVAEIAMGLCFLLCAARLLANARGPAASFQRAKAPGIAGAALGFGIWFFGFMVIGGEWFSMWQSQQWNGQDSAFHFYITLMAVLIFLMQPDAELQ from the coding sequence ATGATCGCAGCCCGCTACACCAAGGCGTTCATGGTTCTGGGACTGGCCGCTTTCGGCCTGCTGGTCGGCATCGACAATATCATCGATTACCCCTCCAACGACGCATTCGTCCGGCATGTGCTCAGCATGGACACTGTCTTTCCCGACAACGCGCTGAAGTGGCGCGCCATCACCAGCCCCACCCTGCAGACCGCCGGCTATCTCGGCATTATCGTGGCCGAAATCGCAATGGGCCTGTGCTTTCTCTTGTGCGCCGCGCGCCTGCTGGCCAACGCACGCGGCCCGGCTGCCAGCTTCCAGCGTGCCAAGGCGCCCGGCATCGCCGGCGCGGCCCTGGGTTTCGGGATCTGGTTCTTCGGCTTCATGGTCATCGGCGGCGAATGGTTTTCCATGTGGCAATCGCAGCAATGGAACGGCCAGGACAGCGCCTTTCATTTCTATATAACCCTGATGGCCGTTTTGATCTTCCTGATGCAGCCGGACGCCGAGCTGCAGTAA
- a CDS encoding putative signal transducing protein, protein MIRLTRAPNLLIAQHWVNLLEQARIACELHNRYLLGAMGEIPADQCGPEIWLEREADLDLARRVIEGTWREPGQSWAQWCCVSCGEWSEPQFTLCWQCGAAKDG, encoded by the coding sequence ATGATCCGCCTGACGCGCGCGCCGAACCTGCTGATCGCCCAGCATTGGGTCAACCTGCTGGAGCAGGCGCGTATTGCCTGCGAACTGCATAACCGGTACTTGCTGGGCGCGATGGGCGAAATCCCCGCCGATCAATGCGGGCCGGAGATCTGGCTCGAACGGGAAGCCGATCTCGACCTGGCCAGGCGCGTCATCGAAGGAACATGGCGCGAGCCCGGACAGTCCTGGGCGCAATGGTGCTGCGTGTCCTGCGGCGAGTGGTCGGAGCCGCAGTTCACGCTGTGCTGGCAATGCGGGGCCGCGAAGGACGGCTGA
- a CDS encoding thiamine pyrophosphate-requiring protein has product MSATVGDFIVERLYAWGVRRIYGYPGDGINGVFGAMNRAKEKIEFIQARHEEMAAFMASAHAKFTGELGVCIATSGPGASHLITGMYDARMDHMPMLAISGQQARAALGGHYQQELDLVSMFKDVAGGFVQQASVPAQVRHLVDRAVRTALGQKLVTAIVLPNDLQDLPYEAPGRKHGTVHSGVGYSAPRVVPQQEDLRRAAEVLNAGKKVAILVGAGALHATDEVIAIADKLGAGVAKALLGKAALPDDLPWVTGSIGLLGTEPSYKLMTECDTLLMIGSGFPYSEFLPKEGQARGVQIDIKPDMLSLRYPMEVNLVGDSAETLRELLPLLQPHTDTAWRKSIEGWTADWWKKLEERALADAEGGVNPQRTIWELSPRIPSNAIVTSDSGSVANWYARDLKVQRGMMCSLSGGLASMGAAVPYAIAAKFAYPDRPVIALVGDGAMQMNNMAELITVAKYWKRWSDPRWICMVLNNCDLNQVTWEQRVMEGDPKFEASQTIPSVPYHQFAESIGLRGIYVDSAAAMGAAWDQALASDRPVVIEVKSDPNVPPLPPHITLAQAKAFASTLIKGDPDQGHVLLNTAKQVLGSVLPGNKDK; this is encoded by the coding sequence ATGTCAGCCACTGTCGGAGACTTCATCGTCGAACGCCTGTACGCATGGGGCGTGCGGCGCATCTATGGCTACCCCGGGGACGGCATCAACGGCGTCTTCGGCGCAATGAACCGGGCCAAGGAAAAGATCGAGTTCATCCAGGCGCGCCACGAAGAGATGGCGGCCTTCATGGCATCCGCGCACGCCAAGTTCACCGGCGAGCTGGGCGTATGCATCGCCACATCCGGCCCCGGCGCCTCGCACCTGATCACCGGCATGTACGACGCCCGCATGGACCATATGCCGATGCTCGCCATCTCCGGGCAGCAGGCGCGCGCGGCGCTGGGGGGCCATTACCAGCAGGAGCTGGACCTGGTGTCGATGTTCAAGGATGTGGCCGGCGGCTTCGTGCAACAGGCCAGCGTGCCAGCCCAGGTACGCCACCTGGTCGACCGCGCGGTGCGTACCGCGCTGGGCCAGAAGCTGGTAACCGCCATCGTTCTGCCCAACGACCTGCAGGACCTGCCCTACGAAGCGCCGGGGCGCAAACATGGCACGGTGCATTCGGGAGTGGGCTATAGCGCGCCGCGTGTCGTGCCGCAGCAGGAAGACCTGCGCCGTGCGGCCGAGGTGTTGAACGCCGGCAAGAAAGTGGCCATCCTGGTGGGCGCGGGCGCCCTGCACGCCACCGACGAAGTCATCGCGATCGCGGACAAACTGGGAGCCGGCGTGGCCAAGGCCTTGCTCGGCAAGGCCGCCCTGCCCGACGATCTGCCGTGGGTGACCGGATCCATCGGCCTGCTGGGCACGGAGCCCAGCTACAAGCTGATGACGGAGTGCGACACGCTGCTGATGATCGGCTCCGGCTTTCCGTACTCCGAGTTCCTGCCGAAGGAGGGCCAGGCGCGCGGGGTGCAGATCGATATCAAGCCGGACATGCTAAGCCTGCGCTACCCCATGGAAGTGAATCTGGTCGGCGACAGCGCGGAAACCCTGCGCGAGTTGCTGCCGCTGCTGCAGCCGCATACCGATACGGCGTGGCGCAAGTCCATCGAGGGTTGGACCGCCGACTGGTGGAAGAAGCTGGAGGAACGGGCCCTGGCCGATGCCGAAGGCGGCGTCAATCCGCAGCGGACGATCTGGGAGCTATCGCCGCGCATTCCTTCCAACGCCATCGTCACCAGCGACTCCGGCTCGGTCGCCAACTGGTATGCGCGGGATCTGAAAGTGCAGCGCGGCATGATGTGCTCGCTGTCGGGCGGGCTGGCCTCGATGGGCGCCGCCGTCCCTTACGCCATCGCCGCCAAGTTCGCCTACCCCGACCGCCCCGTCATCGCGCTGGTCGGCGACGGCGCCATGCAGATGAACAACATGGCCGAACTGATCACGGTGGCCAAGTACTGGAAGCGGTGGAGCGACCCGCGCTGGATCTGCATGGTCCTGAACAACTGCGACCTGAACCAGGTGACCTGGGAACAGCGCGTGATGGAAGGCGATCCCAAGTTCGAGGCGTCGCAGACGATTCCTTCCGTGCCCTACCACCAGTTCGCCGAGTCCATAGGCCTGCGCGGCATCTATGTCGACAGCGCCGCGGCGATGGGCGCGGCCTGGGACCAGGCGCTGGCTTCGGACCGGCCCGTAGTGATCGAAGTCAAAAGCGATCCCAACGTGCCGCCGCTGCCGCCGCACATTACGCTGGCGCAGGCCAAGGCGTTTGCCAGCACGCTGATCAAGGGCGACCCCGACCAGGGTCATGTGTTGCTGAATACGGCCAAGCAGGTGCTGGGCAGCGTGTTGCCGGGGAACAAGGACAAATAA
- a CDS encoding SDR family oxidoreductase, producing the protein MPHRKHTIHTVVITGASAGVGRATALEFARQGADVALLARDAKALGATAREVRELGVRALPIAVDVADAKAVHRAAEQVEDELGPMDVWVNNAMLTVFSPLSKLTPEEYARVTEVTYLGQVYGTMAALRHMRPRDRGTIVQVGSALAYRAIPLQSAYCGAKHGVRGFTDSLRSELMHDRSRVHVTMVQMPALNTPQFDWAECHMPYAPQPVPPIFQPEVAARAIVWAARHRRRELYVGMPAIKAIVANKFFPGLLDRYLARTNYAAQRRQPLAPPPRASNLWQPVPRLHSTHGSFDERSQGRSPALWASTHRAALLGAGLALGGLLWAALSRR; encoded by the coding sequence ATGCCGCATCGCAAGCACACCATCCACACCGTCGTCATCACCGGGGCAAGCGCCGGTGTCGGCCGTGCGACGGCTTTGGAGTTCGCGCGCCAGGGCGCCGACGTCGCGCTGTTGGCCCGCGACGCCAAGGCGCTGGGCGCGACCGCGCGGGAGGTCCGCGAGCTGGGCGTCCGCGCCCTGCCCATCGCCGTCGACGTCGCCGACGCCAAGGCGGTGCACCGCGCCGCGGAACAGGTAGAGGACGAACTCGGGCCCATGGACGTATGGGTCAACAACGCCATGCTGACCGTGTTCTCGCCGCTCTCCAAGCTGACCCCGGAGGAATACGCGCGGGTCACGGAAGTCACCTACCTGGGCCAGGTCTACGGCACGATGGCGGCCTTGCGCCATATGCGGCCGCGCGACCGCGGCACCATCGTACAGGTCGGATCCGCCCTCGCCTACCGCGCCATCCCCCTGCAATCGGCCTACTGCGGCGCCAAGCATGGCGTGCGCGGTTTCACCGATTCCCTGCGTAGCGAACTGATGCACGATCGCAGCCGCGTCCACGTCACCATGGTGCAAATGCCAGCGCTGAACACGCCGCAGTTCGATTGGGCGGAATGCCACATGCCCTACGCGCCCCAGCCGGTGCCGCCCATCTTCCAGCCGGAGGTCGCGGCACGCGCCATCGTCTGGGCCGCGCGCCACCGGCGCCGCGAACTGTATGTGGGCATGCCCGCCATCAAAGCCATTGTCGCCAACAAGTTCTTTCCCGGACTGCTGGACAGATACCTGGCCCGTACCAACTACGCCGCCCAGCGCCGGCAACCGCTGGCCCCGCCGCCGCGCGCCTCCAACCTTTGGCAACCGGTGCCCCGCCTGCATTCGACGCACGGTTCGTTCGACGAACGGTCGCAAGGCCGCAGCCCAGCCCTGTGGGCCTCCACCCATCGGGCGGCCTTGCTGGGCGCAGGCCTGGCGCTGGGCGGCCTGCTCTGGGCCGCGCTGTCCAGGCGCTGA
- a CDS encoding DUF4396 domain-containing protein, whose product MHDILHRIAVVYIGLCLFSAAWTIADMYAWGHRQPMKVMEAVWPLTMLYWGPVGLAAYYWFGRPHPGREARGKPPMWQAVFKGASHCGAGCALGDFIGDWIAFLCALTLFGSELAGKIAAGFAFAYVLGIAFQYFSVAPMRHLGVAQGLWAAVKIDTVSLVAYEIGMFAWMALRTAVYPDLKPTQASYWFMMQIAMIVGFGTTYPVNWWLIRRGIKERM is encoded by the coding sequence ATGCACGACATCCTGCATCGCATCGCGGTCGTTTATATCGGCCTTTGCCTGTTCAGTGCCGCCTGGACGATCGCCGACATGTATGCGTGGGGTCACCGGCAGCCCATGAAGGTGATGGAAGCGGTGTGGCCGCTGACCATGCTTTATTGGGGGCCCGTGGGACTCGCCGCCTACTATTGGTTCGGGCGACCGCACCCGGGCCGCGAGGCCCGCGGGAAGCCGCCGATGTGGCAGGCGGTGTTCAAGGGTGCCTCGCATTGCGGCGCCGGTTGCGCCCTGGGCGACTTCATCGGCGATTGGATCGCTTTCCTCTGCGCCCTGACCCTGTTCGGATCGGAGCTGGCGGGCAAGATCGCCGCCGGCTTCGCGTTCGCCTATGTATTGGGTATCGCCTTCCAGTATTTCTCGGTCGCGCCGATGCGGCACCTCGGCGTGGCGCAAGGCCTGTGGGCCGCCGTCAAGATCGACACCGTGTCCCTGGTCGCGTACGAGATCGGCATGTTCGCCTGGATGGCGTTGCGCACGGCGGTTTATCCGGACCTGAAACCCACCCAGGCCAGCTACTGGTTCATGATGCAGATCGCAATGATCGTCGGCTTCGGCACCACGTATCCCGTGAACTGGTGGCTGATCCGTCGCGGCATCAAGGAGCGGATGTGA
- a CDS encoding aldehyde dehydrogenase has product MNDAPSMQESAGLRARPYRAYRMLIAGEQVDAADGRAFESIDPYTGQGWASAPAATAGDVDRAVTAARRAFEQGEWARGTPAYRARLLRKLGQLIEGDVQELANVQVLENGKLIREVLGQTRALASYCYYFAGAAEMIHGETIPLSVPDMLNFTVREPIGVIAAITPWNSPLSLLFWKLCPALAAGNTVVIKPSEITPISTLLLAEMFEAAGFPAGVVNVVTGDGAVGAALARHPDVAKIAFTGSTSVGKKIAATAAERLARVSLELGGKSPNIIFEDADLDSALNGVLAGIFAATGQTCLAGSRALVHADIHDAFAERLIARTGRIKVGDPLDPETEMGTLACRAQYDKTRHWIDVAREDGATLLCGGKPPSDPSLANGFFIEPTIFGGVRNDMRIAQEEVFGPVLCLIPFKDEEDAVRIANDTRYGLAAGVWTRDVKRAHRMAARVRAGTVWINTYRRTNWATPFGGMKESGIGRENGLHAIYEFTETKSVWIDTGAGIKDPFNPRA; this is encoded by the coding sequence ATGAATGACGCACCTTCCATGCAGGAATCGGCTGGCCTGCGCGCGCGCCCCTATCGAGCCTATCGGATGTTGATCGCCGGCGAGCAGGTGGATGCCGCGGACGGGCGCGCCTTCGAAAGCATCGATCCCTACACGGGGCAGGGCTGGGCGAGCGCGCCCGCCGCCACGGCCGGCGACGTGGATCGGGCCGTGACCGCGGCGCGCCGGGCATTCGAACAAGGCGAGTGGGCACGCGGCACACCCGCCTACCGCGCACGGCTGCTGCGCAAACTGGGTCAACTGATCGAGGGGGACGTCCAGGAACTGGCCAATGTGCAGGTGCTGGAAAACGGCAAGCTTATCCGGGAGGTGCTGGGACAGACGCGCGCGCTGGCTTCGTACTGCTATTACTTCGCCGGCGCCGCGGAAATGATCCATGGCGAAACCATCCCCCTCAGCGTGCCCGACATGCTGAACTTCACGGTGCGCGAGCCCATCGGCGTCATCGCGGCCATCACGCCGTGGAACAGCCCGCTGTCCCTGCTCTTCTGGAAACTGTGCCCAGCCCTGGCCGCCGGCAATACGGTGGTCATCAAGCCTTCGGAAATCACGCCGATCTCCACGCTGCTGCTGGCGGAGATGTTCGAGGCGGCAGGCTTCCCCGCGGGGGTCGTCAACGTCGTGACCGGCGATGGCGCGGTCGGCGCGGCACTGGCCCGCCACCCGGACGTGGCCAAGATCGCGTTCACCGGCTCTACCTCGGTCGGGAAGAAGATCGCGGCGACGGCCGCCGAGCGGCTGGCACGCGTGTCGCTGGAGCTGGGCGGCAAGTCGCCGAATATCATCTTCGAGGATGCCGATCTGGACAGCGCCCTGAACGGCGTTCTCGCCGGGATTTTCGCGGCGACGGGCCAGACCTGCCTGGCCGGCTCGCGCGCCCTGGTGCATGCCGATATCCATGACGCTTTCGCCGAACGGCTGATCGCGCGAACCGGGCGCATCAAGGTCGGCGACCCGCTCGATCCCGAAACGGAAATGGGCACGCTGGCCTGCCGCGCGCAATATGACAAGACCCGGCACTGGATCGACGTCGCGCGGGAAGACGGGGCAACGCTGCTATGCGGCGGCAAACCGCCGTCCGACCCGTCGCTTGCCAACGGCTTCTTTATCGAGCCGACGATCTTCGGCGGCGTGCGCAACGATATGCGCATTGCCCAGGAAGAGGTGTTCGGCCCGGTGCTTTGCCTGATCCCGTTCAAGGATGAGGAAGATGCGGTACGGATCGCCAACGATACGCGGTATGGCCTGGCCGCGGGCGTTTGGACCCGCGATGTCAAGCGCGCGCATCGCATGGCGGCCCGCGTGCGCGCCGGCACGGTCTGGATCAACACCTACCGGCGCACTAACTGGGCCACCCCTTTCGGCGGCATGAAGGAAAGCGGCATCGGGCGGGAGAACGGCCTGCACGCCATTTACGAGTTCACCGAAACCAAGAGTGTCTGGATCGATACGGGCGCGGGCATCAAGGACCCCTTCAACCCGCGCGCCTAG